In Arachis hypogaea cultivar Tifrunner chromosome 2, arahy.Tifrunner.gnm2.J5K5, whole genome shotgun sequence, a genomic segment contains:
- the LOC112735940 gene encoding zinc finger CCCH domain-containing protein 48-like, which produces MAIITTTKRSERFRRTTPPTCKYWQAGRCNRNPCQFSHSLPTSPSNVYYNANSTYKHSKMASSSAKKAFKKPENCALRAVEYRPEAMSVEKPTKCEQKAVADVEDVATVAKCEQKVVLIEKTADVEDVTTVAKASVGKSRNICKDWMTDNCVHGDLCQNLHSWFYGDGFSTLAKLHEHNKAITGIALPAGSNKLISGSTDGTVRAWDCNTGRCVHMIHLNSQVTSLISEGPWIFAGVKNAVKAWNIQTGADVTLDGPKGQVLSLNVGNDILLAGAEDGVIYAWRCSFESPFKMVATLSGHSKPVVSLAIGCHKMLYSGSMDHTIKVWDLDTLQCTMTLNGHTDVVTSLICWDNFLLSASSDCTVNVWVCTEEGTLEVTYTHTHENAVLGLYGMTDAEAKPILFCSCKDNSVRMYELPTFLERGRLFTRQEVRSFGIGPGGLFFTGDGTGLLNVWKWLEEPKVPT; this is translated from the exons ATGGCTATTATAACAACAACAAAGAGGAGTGAACGGTTCCGTCGTACAACACCACCAACATGCAAGTATTGGCAAGCTGGGAGATGCAACAGAAATCCTTGTCAATTTTCACATAGCTTACCAACCTCGCCGTCCAATGTATACTATAATGCCAATTCGACATATAAGCATTCGAAGATGGCCAGTTCCTCTGCTAAGAAGGCCTTCAAGAAGCCAGAAAATTGTGCACTAAGGGCTGTTGAGTATAGACCAGAAGCTATGTCTGTTGAGAAGCCAACTAAGTGTGAACAAAAGGCTGTTGCAGATGTGGAAGATGTGGCCACTGTTGCTAAGTGTGAACAAAAGGTTGTATTGATTGAAAAGACTGCAGACGTAGAAGATGTGACCACTGTTGCTAAGGCTTCTGTGGGTAAATCACGCAATATTTGCAAAGATTGGATGACTGACAATTGTGTGCATGGTGACTTGTGTCAGAATTTGCATTCATGGTTTTATGGCGATGGGTTTTCTACACTTGCAAAGCTTCATGAACACAACAAG GCAATCACTGGGATTGCACTGCCGGCTGGTTCAAACAAACTTATTTCTGGTAGCACTGACGGCACAGTTCGGGCATGGGACTGCAACACTGGCCGTTGTGTTCACATGATCCATCTTAATTCTCAAGTTACCTCACTCATATCTGAGGGCCCATGGATTTTTGCCGGTGTGAAAAATGCTGTGAAGGCATGGAATATTCAGACGGGTGCAGATGTTACTCTTGATGGACCTAAAGGGCAAGTCCTTTCCTTGAATGTTGGCAATGATATCCTCCTTGCTGGAGCAGAG GATGGTGTTATTTATGCTTGGAGATGCAGCTTTGAGTCTCCTTTCAAAATGGTTGCAACACTAAGTGGTCATAGTAAACCTGTGGTTTCTCTTGCTATTGGATGTCACAAGATGCTTTATTCTGGATCCATGGACCATACCATTaag GTTTGGGACCTTGATACATTACAGTGCACAATGACACTTAACGGCCATACCGACGTTGTCACATCACTTATTTGCTGGGACAATTTCTTGTTATCGGCTTCATCTGATTGCACAGTCAATGTTTGGGTGTGCACCGAGGAGGGAACTCTAGAAGTGACATACACTCACACTCACGAAAAT gCTGTTCTTGGACTGTATGGGATGACTGATGCAGAGGCCAAACCAATATTGTTCTGCTCGTGCAAAGATAATTCAGTTCGTATGTATGAATTGCCGAC gtttctagagagaggtcGACTATTTACAAGACAAGAAGTTCGATCCTTTGGGATAGGCCCTGGCGGACTCTTCTTCACTGGAGATGGGACTGGTTTGCTAAATGTGTGGAAATGGTTAGAAGAGCCTAAGGTGCCAACATAG
- the LOC112735873 gene encoding (+)-neomenthol dehydrogenase encodes MEDSSQRYAVVTGANKGIGLEVVRQLASNGVKVVLTSRDEKRGLHALKTLKDLSGFVLFHQLDVADPASVASLADFIKSKFGKLDILVNNAGVSGVVIKDTDLLPSLILKGEELSDDEIEKARSQTYELAQDCLQINYYGAKRTSESLLSLLQLSDSPRIVNVSSFLGQLKCVLNEWAKGVFKDADNLTEEKIDMVLNEFLEDFKEGRLESKGWPKAISAYVLSKAALNAYTRILAKKFPTFCINSVCPGYVKTDMTSNTGFITVEEGAASPVRLALLPNGSPSGFFYDRSQISFY; translated from the exons ATGGAAGATTCTTCACAAAG GTATGCAGTAGTGACCGGAGCAAATAAAGGAATTGGATTGGAGGTAGTAAGGCAATTGGCTTCAAATGGAGTGAAGGTTGTGTTGACTTCAAGAGATGAGAAGAGAGGCCTTCATGCTTTGAAAACCCTTAAAGATCTCTCTGGTTTTGTGCTCTTTCACCAGCTTGATGTTGCTGATCCTGCAAGTGTTGCTTCTCTTGCAGATTTCATCAAATCCAAATTTGGCAAACTTGATATTCTG GTTAACAATGCAGGGGTTAGTGGAGTTGTGATTAAAGACACTGATTTACTCCCTTCATTAATACTGAAAGGCGAG GAATTATCTGACGATGAAATAGAAAAGGCAAGGAGTCAAACATATGAATTAGCACAAGATTGCTTGCAAATAAATTATTATGGTGCTAAAAGAACATCCGAatctcttctttcccttctccaATTATCCGATTCACCAAGAATCGTGAATGTATCATCTTTTTTGGGACAGTTAAAG TGTGTATTAAATGAATGGGCTAAAGGGGTGTTCAAGGATGCTGATAACCTTACAGAAGAGAAAATAGATATGGTATTGAATGAGTTTCTAGAAGATTTCAAAGAAGGGAGATTAGAAAGCAAAGGATGGCCTAAGGCTATTAGTGCTTACGTTCTCTCCAAAGCTGCTTTGAATGCATATACAAGAATTCTTGCTAAGAAGTTCCCTACATTTTGCATCAATAGTGTGTGTCCTGGTTATGTTAAAACTGATATGACTTCAAATACTGGCTTCATAACTGTGGAAGAAGGTGCTGCTAGTCCTGTGAGGTTGGCACTACTTCCAAATGGTAGTCCTTCTGGCTTCTTTTATGATCGGAGTCAAATCTCTTTCTATTAA
- the LOC112735952 gene encoding (+)-neomenthol dehydrogenase isoform X1, with the protein MLNRIYFVLIFIFSIFFSKKNKVTLFSKLIRYAVVTGANKGIGIEIVRQLASNGVKVVLTSRDEKRGLHALETLKDLFHHLDVADPATVDSLANFIKSEFRKLHIKSGIVQTFELAEECLQINYYGAKRTSEALLPFLQLSESPRIVNVSSSLGKLKRVSNEWAKGILGDAENLTEERVDEVLNEFLKDIKEGCLERKGWPKVLGAYIISKAAMNAYTRIVAKRVK; encoded by the exons ATGTTAAACAGGATCTATttcgttttaatttttattttcagtatttttttttctaagaaaaataaagttaCATTATTTTCCAAATTAATCAGATACGCAGTTGTGACGGGAGCAAATAAAGGAATTGGAATAGAAATAGTAAGGCAATTAGCTTCAAATGGAGTGAAGGTTGTGTTGACTTCAAGAGATGAAAAGAGAGGCCTTCATGCTTTGGAAACTCTCAAAGATCTCTTTCACCACCTTGATGTTGCTGATCCTGCTACTGTAGATTCTCTTGCAAATTTCATCAAATCCGAATTTCGAAAACTCCACATCAAATCCGGAATCGTTCAAACATTCGAACTAGCTGAAGAATGCTTGCAAATAAATTATTATGGTGCTAAAAGAACATCTGAAGCCCTTCTTCCTTTTCTCCAATTATCTGAATCACCAAGAATTGTGAATGTATCATCCTCCCTAGGAAAGTTAAAG CGTGTATCAAATGAATGGGCTAAAGGAATCTTGGGTGATGCTGAAAACCTTACAGAAGAGAGAGTTGATGAAGTGTTGAATGAATTTCTGAAAGATATCAAAGAAGGGTGTTTAGAAAGAAAAGGATGGCCTAAGGTTCTTGGTGCCTATATTATCTCAAAGGCGGCTATGAATGCATATACAAGAATTGTTGCTAAAAGGGTTAAATGA
- the LOC112735952 gene encoding (+)-neomenthol dehydrogenase isoform X2, translating to MISSSLNEQGLKLKMEQAPQRYAVVTGANKGIGIEIVRQLASNGVKVVLTSRDEKRGLHALETLKDLFHHLDVADPATVDSLANFIKSEFRKLHIKSGIVQTFELAEECLQINYYGAKRTSEALLPFLQLSESPRIVNVSSSLGKLKRVSNEWAKGILGDAENLTEERVDEVLNEFLKDIKEGCLERKGWPKVLGAYIISKAAMNAYTRIVAKRVK from the exons ATGATATCTTCTTCCCTAAACGAACAAGGCCTCAAATTAAAGATGGAACAAGCGCCACAGAG ATACGCAGTTGTGACGGGAGCAAATAAAGGAATTGGAATAGAAATAGTAAGGCAATTAGCTTCAAATGGAGTGAAGGTTGTGTTGACTTCAAGAGATGAAAAGAGAGGCCTTCATGCTTTGGAAACTCTCAAAGATCTCTTTCACCACCTTGATGTTGCTGATCCTGCTACTGTAGATTCTCTTGCAAATTTCATCAAATCCGAATTTCGAAAACTCCACATCAAATCCGGAATCGTTCAAACATTCGAACTAGCTGAAGAATGCTTGCAAATAAATTATTATGGTGCTAAAAGAACATCTGAAGCCCTTCTTCCTTTTCTCCAATTATCTGAATCACCAAGAATTGTGAATGTATCATCCTCCCTAGGAAAGTTAAAG CGTGTATCAAATGAATGGGCTAAAGGAATCTTGGGTGATGCTGAAAACCTTACAGAAGAGAGAGTTGATGAAGTGTTGAATGAATTTCTGAAAGATATCAAAGAAGGGTGTTTAGAAAGAAAAGGATGGCCTAAGGTTCTTGGTGCCTATATTATCTCAAAGGCGGCTATGAATGCATATACAAGAATTGTTGCTAAAAGGGTTAAATGA
- the LOC112735952 gene encoding (+)-neomenthol dehydrogenase isoform X3 — protein sequence MLNRIYFVLIFIFSIFFSKKNKVTLFSKLIRYAVVTGANKGIGIEIVRQLASNGVKVVLTSRDEKRGLHALETLKDLFHHLDVADPATVDSLANFIKSEFRKLHIKSGIVQTFELAEECLQINYYGAKRTSEALLPFLQLSESPRIVNVSSSLGKLKRVSNEWAKGILGDAENLTEERVDEVLNEFLKDIKEGCLERKGWPKQH from the exons ATGTTAAACAGGATCTATttcgttttaatttttattttcagtatttttttttctaagaaaaataaagttaCATTATTTTCCAAATTAATCAGATACGCAGTTGTGACGGGAGCAAATAAAGGAATTGGAATAGAAATAGTAAGGCAATTAGCTTCAAATGGAGTGAAGGTTGTGTTGACTTCAAGAGATGAAAAGAGAGGCCTTCATGCTTTGGAAACTCTCAAAGATCTCTTTCACCACCTTGATGTTGCTGATCCTGCTACTGTAGATTCTCTTGCAAATTTCATCAAATCCGAATTTCGAAAACTCCACATCAAATCCGGAATCGTTCAAACATTCGAACTAGCTGAAGAATGCTTGCAAATAAATTATTATGGTGCTAAAAGAACATCTGAAGCCCTTCTTCCTTTTCTCCAATTATCTGAATCACCAAGAATTGTGAATGTATCATCCTCCCTAGGAAAGTTAAAG CGTGTATCAAATGAATGGGCTAAAGGAATCTTGGGTGATGCTGAAAACCTTACAGAAGAGAGAGTTGATGAAGTGTTGAATGAATTTCTGAAAGATATCAAAGAAGGGTGTTTAGAAAGAAAAGGATGGCCTAAG CAGCATTAA
- the LOC112735928 gene encoding (+)-neomenthol dehydrogenase, with amino-acid sequence MEQAPQRYAVVTGANKGIGIEIVRQLASNGVKVVLTSRDEKRGLHALETLKDLFHHLDVADPATVDSLANFIKSEFRKLHILINNAGIGGLVIKDNDLVPQVLFQSRELSDDVIEKAGIVQTFELAEECLQINYYGAKRTSEALLPFLQLSESPRIVNVSSSLGKLKCVSNEWAKGILGDAENLTEERVDEVLNEFLKDIKEGCLERKGWPKVLGAYIISKAAMNAYTRIVAKKYPTICINSVCPGYVKTDITANTGILTAEEGAASPVKIALLSNASSGLFYSQNEVSSF; translated from the exons ATGGAACAAGCGCCACAGAG ATATGCAGTTGTGACGGGAGCAAATAAAGGAATTGGAATAGAAATAGTAAGGCAATTAGCTTCAAATGGAGTGAAGGTTGTGTTGACTTCAAGAGATGAAAAGAGAGGCCTTCATGCTTTGGAAACTCTCAAAGATCTCTTTCACCACCTTGATGTTGCTGATCCTGCTACTGTGGATTCTCTTGCAAATTTCATCAAATCCGAATTTCGAAAACTCCACATTTTG ATCAACAATGCAGGGATTGGTGGACTTGTGATTAAGGACAATGATTTGGTCCCTCAAGTGTTATTCCAAAGCAGG GAATTATCAGATGATGTAATAGAGAAAGCCGGAATCGTTCAAACATTCGAACTAGCTGAAGAATGCTTGCAAATAAATTATTATGGTGCTAAAAGAACATCTGAAGCCCTTCTTCCTTTTCTCCAATTATCTGAATCACCAAGAATTGTGAATGTATCATCCTCCCTAGGAAAGTTAAAG TGTGTATCAAATGAATGGGCTAAAGGAATCTTGGGTGATGCTGAAAACCTTACAGAAGAGAGAGTTGATGAAGTGTTGAATGAATTTCTGAAAGATATCAAAGAAGGGTGTTTGGAAAGAAAAGGATGGCCTAAGGTTCTTGGTGCCTATATTATCTCAAAAGCTGCAATGAATGCATATACAAGAATTGTTGCTAAAAAGTACCCTACTATATGCATCAACAGTGTGTGTCCTGGTTATGTTAAAACTGATATAACTGCCAATACTGGAATTTTAACGGCAGAAGAAGGTGCTGCTAGTCCTGTCAAAATAGCATTGCTTTCAAATGCTTCTTCTGGCCTTTTCTATTCTCAGAATGAAGTTTCTTCATTCTAA